CATTTCAGTCAGTGATGCAAATATGTTCAACAACCTATCAGGAAGTAGTTTTTGACGTTTCTTGCGACACTGGTGGATCACCGAACGTCGCCTGGTCTGGTTCTTTGCCCAATTCGAGATCTTTATCGTCTGCCTTAGTGACTTTTTTATTGAAAAATCCTTTGCTGCTTAGGGAATAGAACAAAGCACCAATAACTGCCATTGCCATCCCAACGTATCCTAAAGGAGTCACCGGATTTTTAAAGACAATAATAGAAGTGGTGATAACGAATACACGCTTCAGAGTATTAGCCACAGAATGACCCACTTGATTCAATTGACCTAGACAGTAGAAGGAGAAGTCATTGTATACAAAGTACGATACACAAGCAATAAAACCCCTCAATAACAAAATTGATATGTCCCTCCCAGTCAAATTAGCAGTGTGCTCATCCCAAACAGATTTCCACTTATATGCCTCGGTACACAACACTATAGGAACTGATATGATACCACAAATAACGGTTAATATCAAATAAATGTTAGGCGCAGAAAGATGTTCGCCAATTTCATCCTTATTCTTCATCGTAACCTTTGCGATAATCGAACGGCTAGAACTACCTAAATTGGAAACCATCGCAAATAAAAAGGCCCAAATTTTAAAATCAATCTCTTTTACTGAAGCTAAAGCAATTCCACAAACAATGGGAATCAAAGATAAATAAGCATAAAGGTTCAAAAACTCACGAAGGAATATAATGGACAGCAAAGCAGTGAGTACTGGTTCCCCAGCCTTTACAGCTTGAGTAAAAGATACAGCACCGAGACCCATGGAAATGACAGCTCCATAGTTAACCAATAAATGACATATAGCCAATGGAACCAAGGCCGTAAGAGCACGTTTCCAACTCTTGAATCTAGGAAGTGGCCTGTATCCTACAGCCCAATACAAAAGACTCGATAATGCACCCATAATCATAAGACACGCACTAAAGGTCACCCCTAAAGGCAAAACGTTCAAGAATTCCTTTTGCTGTACCACATAGATACAATTCAGCGTGTACCACATGGCAATGCATCCGGTAACACGCCAATTGAATTTTCGAAACCAATCCATCCTTGTCTACGAATGCGTTACGTGAAAACTATAGTTAGATTGTCGATCGATCTCATCAGCCTATGGAATAACGCAAAATATTACCGTTTAGACAAGGTTGTATATCCACTTGGAACAAAGAGAAACAAATGATTGGATTAGGTCTCAAAATTGCCAACGATCATAGAAGTTCAAAAAACACACCTTTATCTGAAATAACATAATTATATGTGTACAAAATATAGAGAGAGAATAGCGTAGAAGTAtgaataaaacaaaaatgtgtaacatgcATGAATAAATAACAAgaattaatatatatcgcCAAATTGTACATGAATAAATATTTTGGAATGACTAGAAGCCTCTAGGTACTTATGAACATTTCCTAAAGGTACGAAGTTAGCAATAAAAGCCAACGCAACCCCCATGATCAGGACGCACAAACGATTACTGGCGAAAATGATTCATTAAAGACATGAAACGCTATTatctattttaatattaaaacattgCTAACCAAAAGGTGTGTTAAAATAGCAATGAATATACATTGCCCTTGCCATGGCAACATTGATGTGGTTATGATAAAAATATACGCACAACGGGaaatgtaaatatattgaacaTATTTTGATCTTATTCAAAAATGAAAGATCTCATTGTAAGTAGTATGAAAAAAATAACTATGTAAGCAGCGGTAAGAGGAAGATAAAGTATTCGTTACTAACTACAACGCCGTATGCAGAACAACTGCCATTTAAAGGCAACCACATATACCTAACACgatttatattaaatgatacatattttGAGGTTTTATTCTAATGCTACCTCTTGTTTTCTAGGTCTCGAACATATTCCTTGCTTCGCAAGCGAATATAAAAGACCGCCTATAATAGCAGTAGATATACCCACGTAACCTAAAACATTGACTTCATTTTGGAAAATGATGATTGATACAATAATAACCACTATCCTCTTCATGGTGTTTAGCACAGAGTACGTCACTTGATTCATCAGCCCCAGGCAATAGAACGCAAAGTCGTTGTAAACGTAATATAAAAATCCACACGCGATGAATTGGAAAATAACAATGCCTTTATTGTATGTAGTCATCTCGGCAGTTGATTTAAGCCACGTCTCTTTCCAATACGGAGCTTCAATTCCCAATGATATGGGAAGACAAATACATGAAGCTACCAAtgtaaataacatatatatgttggtAGGAGTCAAATTTGTCCCTATAGTTTCATCTTCAAAATCGATTTTCTTCACAATGATCGCTCGGAAAGCTTCGAACACATTAGATGCTAAAGCACAGAAAAATGACCATGTGTTAAAGGAAAGCTCATTCGCAGAAGATATGGCAACACCAGCTACAATCGGAATCAGCGATAAATAGACATAGATGTTCAAATAGTCTTTAAGGATCAAAATTGAAAGAACTGCCGTTGCCACTGGCTCTGCAGACTTAATGACGGTAGT
This is a stretch of genomic DNA from Babesia bovis T2Bo chromosome 1, whole genome shotgun sequence. It encodes these proteins:
- a CDS encoding Triose-phosphate Transporter family protein, yielding MDWFRKFNWRVTGCIAMWYTLNCIYVVQQKEFLNVLPLGVTFSACLMIMGALSSLLYWAVGYRPLPRFKSWKRALTALVPLAICHLLVNYGAVISMGLGAVSFTQAVKAGEPVLTALLSIIFLREFLNLYAYLSLIPIVCGIALASVKEIDFKIWAFLFAMVSNLGSSSRSIIAKVTMKNKDEIGEHLSAPNIYLILTVICGIISVPIVLCTEAYKWKSVWDEHTANLTGRDISILLLRGFIACVSYFVYNDFSFYCLGQLNQVGHSVANTLKRVFVITTSIIVFKNPVTPLGYVGMAMAVIGALFYSLSSKGFFNKKVTKADDKDLELGKEPDQATFGDPPVSQETSKTTS
- a CDS encoding Triose-phosphate Transporter family protein → MADDKEIGPNTSIESGNKDSAPEVLSELVHKVDITENKAMTDASDTVHIESTGSSNFRSNMLQHVKLWSAVIVWYGLNVTHIMTSKSFLNALPLPWTVCSFEFLVGWLFAGVFWGTGFRKMPRFPNVRSFISIFIPLGLVTVFLHCGTIISMALGSVSFTTVIKSAEPVATAVLSILILKDYLNIYVYLSLIPIVAGVAISSANELSFNTWSFFCALASNVFEAFRAIIVKKIDFEDETIGTNLTPTNIYMLFTLVASCICLPISLGIEAPYWKETWLKSTAEMTTYNKGIVIFQFIACGFLYYVYNDFAFYCLGLMNQVTYSVLNTMKRIVVIIVSIIIFQNEVNVLGYVGISTAIIGGLLYSLAKQGICSRPRKQEVALE